A window of Emcibacter sp. SYSU 3D8 genomic DNA:
AGTTGACGCCATCCTCGGTGTCGAGAAAGCCCTGCAGCGCCTTCACCCGGTCGAGCAGACGCACCAGATCGTCCTCGGCGCTGAGCGCGAAGACGGCGGTGATGAGGTCGTGGCGCACGCCCTGCTCGCGCAGATAGACCTTCAGGCGATCGGCAAAAAATTCCAGCAGTTGCAATGCTGTATCGGGTGATGCTCCAGCACTCTGGAAGACATCGAGCAGCCTCAGCCGCAGCCCGTTCTCCAGCACCAGCCGGATCACGCCGAGCGCGGCGCGGCGCAGCGCGAACGGGTCCTTGGAGCCGGTCGGCTTCTCGTCGACGCCGAAGAAGCCCACCAGCGTGTCGATCTTGTCGGCCAGGGCGACGGCGACGCTGACCGGCGCGGTCGGGCACTTGTCGCCCGGACCCTGCGGCCGGTAGTGATCGGCGATGGCTTCGGCCACCTCGGCCGGCTTGCCTTCGGCGAGGGCGTAGTAGCGGCCCATGATGCCCTGCAGTTCGGGGAACTCGCCCACCATCTCGGTGCGCAGATCCGCCTTGGCGAGACCGGCGGCTTCCCTCGCCTGTTCGGGATCGGCGCCGGGAATTGACTTGCTGAGTTCCACGGCCAGCGCGGTGACGCGGCGGACCTTTTCGCCCAAGGTGCCCAGCTTCTCGTGGAACACCACCTCCTCCAGCGCCGGCAGGCGCGCGGCCAGCGGCGTCTTGCGGTCCAGGTCCCAGAAGAACTTGGTGTCGGACAGGCGGGCGCTCAGCACGCGCTCGTTGCCGGCGACGATGGCCTTGCCGCCGTCCTTCGCCGCCAGGTTCGACACGATGGCGAAACGCGGCGCCAGATGGCCCGCCCTGTCGCGGAACATGGGGTATTTCTGGTGGGTCTTGATCGCCGAGATCAGCGCTTCCGGCGGCACGTCCATGAACGCCTGGTCGATGGTGCCGACCAGGATCACCGGCCATTCCACCAGACCGGCGACCTCGTCGAACAGCCCGTCATCCTCGATCGGCAGCAGGCCGTTCTGCTGGCCGTACAGGTCGAGATGCTCGCTGATGTCCAGCTTGCGCTCGCGCGGGTCGACGATGACGTTCGCCTTGCGCAGCGTCTCCTTGTAGTCGGCGAAGCCGGCGACCGCAAAGCTCGAAGGCGCGAGGAAACGGTGACCCACGGTGCTGTCGCCGCTGGCGATGCCGTCGACGTCGAACGGTACGATCTTGCCGTCGAACAAGGCGATGATCGAGTGCAGCGGGCGCACCCAGGTCAGGCTGCCGGCGCCCCAGCGCATGGACTTGGGCCACGGGAACGATCGGATCACCTCGGGCACGATCTGGGCGATCACGTCGGCGGTCGCCCCGCCCTGCTTCTCGATAATGGCGACGAGGAAGGTGCCCTTCTTGTCCTCGACCTCGGTCAGCTGGTCGCGGGTCAGGCCGGTGGAGCGCAGGAAGCCGTCGATGGCCTGGGCCGGCGCGTCGATCCTCGGGCCCTTGCGCTCTTCCTTGACGTCGGGTTGGGCGACGGGCAAGCCGTCGATGACGAGCGCCAGTCGGCGCGGCGTCACGAAGGCATCGGCCTTCGAAAAGTCCAGGCCGGCGGCCTTCAGCTTCTCGGAGACGAGCCGCTTCAGGTCCTCGGCGGCGCGGGCCTGCATGCGGGCGGGAATCTCCTCCGAGAGGAGCTCGAGCAGGAATTCGGCCATTATGCGGCCTCCTGGCTCTTCAGCCATGCCTCGCAGCAGGCCTTGGCCAACGCCCGGACGCGGCCGATATACGCCTGCCGCTCGGTCACCGAGATCACGCCGCGGGCGTCCAGCAGGTTGAAATTGTGGCTGGCCTTGATGCACTGGTCATAGGCCGGCAGCGCGAGGCCGGCGGCCAGCATCGCCTGGCATTCGCCCTCGGCGTCGCGGAAGTGCTGGAACAGGATGTCGGTGTTGGCCTTCTCGAAATTGTAGGTCGACTGCTCCCGCTCGTTCTGCAGGAACACGTCGCCGTATTTGACGCCGTTGCCGTAGTTGAGGTCGTAGACGTTGTTCACGCCCTGGATATACATGGCGAGGCGCTCGAGTCCGTAGGTCAGCTCGCCCGAGACCGGGCTGCAATCGATGCCGCCAACCTGCTGGAAATAGGTGAACTGGCTGACTTCCATGCCGTCGCACCACACTTCCCAGCCCAGGCCCCAGGCGCCCAGGGTCGGGCTTTCCCAGTCGTCCTCGACAAAGCGCATGTCGTGAATGGCCGGATCAAGACCCAGCTCCTTCAGCGAACCGAGATAGAGTTCCTGGATGTCGGGCGGCGACGGCTTGAGGATCACCTGGAACTGATAATAGTGCTGGAGCCGGTTCGGATTCTCGCCGTATCGGCCGTCCTTGGGCCGCCGCGACGGCTGCACATAGGCCGCCTTCCAGGGCTTCGGGCCCAGCGCCCTGAGCGTGGTCGCCGGATGGAAGGTACCCGCGCCCATTTCCACGTCGTAGGGCTGCAAAATCACGCAACCCTGCCGGGCCCAATAGGCCTGCAACTTCAGTATCAGGTCCTGAAAGGACGGCGCGTCGGACATGGCGTGCGGAAACCCCTGTGGAAGGCGCGCGCACCGTAGCGTCGGGGTTGTTGCCGGTCAAGGAAACGCAGTGCGCGCAAGGCCGTCACGCAGCCAGGTTGCAACAAAACTGTAAACCAGCCGTGTTTCTATGGCCCGCCGTCACAAAGGCGGCCGACAGGAGACGCGACATGGTCAATCCGGACAATCAGAACGAAGAGCTCGACTGGCTCGAGGCCGAGTTGGCCGACACGCTCGACGAGGATTACGAACTGGAACTGTCCGAGCCTGCCCTGTCCATGGAGATCCGCAAGATCTACAAGCGGACCCATCCCGACACCATCGACCGGCAAACCTATTTCCGCTCGCTCCTCAAGCTCCAGTCCGAGCTGATCAAGCTGCAGGACTGGGTGGCCAGCACGAAGAAGAAGGTGGTGGTGCTGTTCGAGGGCCGCGACTCAGCCGGCAAGGGCGGCGTGATCAAGCGCATTACCCAGCGCCTCAACCCGCGCATCTGCCGCGTCGTGGCCCTGCCCGCGCCCAGCGACCGCGAAAAGACGCAGTGGTATTTCCAGCGTTACGTGCCGCATCTGCCGGCGGGCGGCGAGATCGTGCTGTTCGACCGGTCCTGGTACAACCGCGCCGGGGTCGAGCGCGTAATGGGCTTCGCCTCCGAGGAACAGGTCGAGCGGTTCTTCAACGACGTGCCCGAATTCGAGCGCATGCTGGTGCGCGACGACACCATCCTGATCAAATACTGGTTCTCGATCACCGACGAGGAGCAGCAGATGCGCTTTCTCGTACGCATCCACGATCCGCTGAAGCAGTGGAAGCTCAGCCCCATGGACCTGCAGTCGCGGGTGAATTGGGAATCCTACACCCGGGCCAAGGAAGAGATGCTGGCGCGCACCAACATTCCCGAGGCGCCGTGGTACATCGTCGAGGGGAACGACAAGAAGCGCGCCCGGCTGAACTGCATGGAGCATCTGCTGGGGCTGATCCCCTACCAGCCCGTCGAGCACCCGGTCATCGACCTGCCCGAGCGCGTCTTCAATCCCGATTATGAGCGCCGCGTGCTGCCGCCCGAACTCTACGTGCCGGAGAAGTACTAGAAAAACCGCTCCAGGTTCCGCCGTACCCGCTCGAGCGGCGATGCGCCCGAGGAAACAGGCGTGAACTTCTGGCCGGTGATGGTCTCGAAGGCCTTGATGTAAACGCGGCTGGTCTGCTCGATCAGTTCGGCGGGGATTTCCGGGATCGGGTCCTTGTAGGGATCGCAGCGGGCGACCACCCAGGCGCGGACGAAGTCCTTGTCGAAGCTGTCGGGGCGCTCGCCGGCGTCGAAGCGTTCCGGATAGGTGCCGGCGATCCAGTAGCGGCTGCTGTCGGGCGTGTGGATTTCGTCGGCCAGCACGATGCGGCCGGTTTCGTCGGTGCCGAACTCGTATTTGGTGTCGACCAGGATCAGGCCCTGCTGGGCGGCAAGCGCCTGGCCGCGGGCGAACAGCGCCAGCGAATAGCCCGCGACGGTGTTCCACTGTTCCTGGGTCAACAGCCCCTGCCCGATGATCTGCTCCGGCGTCAGCGGCTCGTCGTGGCCGCCGTCGAACGCCTTGCTGGTGGGC
This region includes:
- the glyS gene encoding glycine--tRNA ligase subunit beta gives rise to the protein MAEFLLELLSEEIPARMQARAAEDLKRLVSEKLKAAGLDFSKADAFVTPRRLALVIDGLPVAQPDVKEERKGPRIDAPAQAIDGFLRSTGLTRDQLTEVEDKKGTFLVAIIEKQGGATADVIAQIVPEVIRSFPWPKSMRWGAGSLTWVRPLHSIIALFDGKIVPFDVDGIASGDSTVGHRFLAPSSFAVAGFADYKETLRKANVIVDPRERKLDISEHLDLYGQQNGLLPIEDDGLFDEVAGLVEWPVILVGTIDQAFMDVPPEALISAIKTHQKYPMFRDRAGHLAPRFAIVSNLAAKDGGKAIVAGNERVLSARLSDTKFFWDLDRKTPLAARLPALEEVVFHEKLGTLGEKVRRVTALAVELSKSIPGADPEQAREAAGLAKADLRTEMVGEFPELQGIMGRYYALAEGKPAEVAEAIADHYRPQGPGDKCPTAPVSVAVALADKIDTLVGFFGVDEKPTGSKDPFALRRAALGVIRLVLENGLRLRLLDVFQSAGASPDTALQLLEFFADRLKVYLREQGVRHDLITAVFALSAEDDLVRLLDRVKALQGFLDTEDGVNLLAAYKRATNIVRIEEKKDSASYDGAADYERLAQEEEKVLHARLGDAMKEAEAAVKAERFTDAMVAIAGLRRPVDAFFDHVTVNAEEPELRRNRLLLLSQIRATLNKVADFSKIEG
- a CDS encoding phosphoribosylaminoimidazolesuccinocarboxamide synthase, translating into MPSDAPTLTDAFIPELPNHYSGKVRENYDLADGRRIIIATDRLSAFDRILCSIPYKGQVLTQTAKYWFEATRDLCPNHVLEYPDPNVVVGKRLDILPVEMVVRGYLAGSTATSILTLYKSGAREMYGHRFADGLRDNQKLPKAILTPTSKAFDGGHDEPLTPEQIIGQGLLTQEQWNTVAGYSLALFARGQALAAQQGLILVDTKYEFGTDETGRIVLADEIHTPDSSRYWIAGTYPERFDAGERPDSFDKDFVRAWVVARCDPYKDPIPEIPAELIEQTSRVYIKAFETITGQKFTPVSSGASPLERVRRNLERFF
- the ppk2 gene encoding polyphosphate kinase 2 encodes the protein MVNPDNQNEELDWLEAELADTLDEDYELELSEPALSMEIRKIYKRTHPDTIDRQTYFRSLLKLQSELIKLQDWVASTKKKVVVLFEGRDSAGKGGVIKRITQRLNPRICRVVALPAPSDREKTQWYFQRYVPHLPAGGEIVLFDRSWYNRAGVERVMGFASEEQVERFFNDVPEFERMLVRDDTILIKYWFSITDEEQQMRFLVRIHDPLKQWKLSPMDLQSRVNWESYTRAKEEMLARTNIPEAPWYIVEGNDKKRARLNCMEHLLGLIPYQPVEHPVIDLPERVFNPDYERRVLPPELYVPEKY
- a CDS encoding glycine--tRNA ligase subunit alpha is translated as MSDAPSFQDLILKLQAYWARQGCVILQPYDVEMGAGTFHPATTLRALGPKPWKAAYVQPSRRPKDGRYGENPNRLQHYYQFQVILKPSPPDIQELYLGSLKELGLDPAIHDMRFVEDDWESPTLGAWGLGWEVWCDGMEVSQFTYFQQVGGIDCSPVSGELTYGLERLAMYIQGVNNVYDLNYGNGVKYGDVFLQNEREQSTYNFEKANTDILFQHFRDAEGECQAMLAAGLALPAYDQCIKASHNFNLLDARGVISVTERQAYIGRVRALAKACCEAWLKSQEAA